A single window of Methanoregula sp. DNA harbors:
- the priL gene encoding DNA primase regulatory subunit PriL — protein MGYTPTVRELSYFPFLKKSQDFTRTKYSSLDALLAGDHGDHLIRSAIERIRDALSQKRTFGEGTTDSPEEMMASYALARVIVSCIKDRQMIDRLTRYEAERAYYYLRNEGTDENSWNLNFNRTESGFSRLFLYIAEELGISIRCGWLSLVDYVELVSPIREDRFRLVNRIIDKGKVQVHDDEMYELVRERLRVILRRDLPHHVPQPFCERLAPRLAEIQKAYQEHMLQNFGAIEESAFPPCIQSLIQAITSGANLTHPGRFSLTSFLHNIGMEKSQIAQLFSRAPDFDADKTMYQVGHITGGGGTEYTAPSCAAMRTTGLCVRPDTLCEKINHPLSYYISRKKRSKPALKEKLEEKNNQMKKN, from the coding sequence ATGGGATATACTCCCACGGTCAGGGAACTTTCCTATTTTCCGTTTTTAAAAAAATCACAGGATTTTACAAGAACAAAATATTCTTCCCTTGACGCGCTTCTTGCCGGGGACCATGGTGATCACCTGATACGTTCAGCCATTGAACGCATCAGGGACGCGCTCTCGCAAAAACGTACTTTTGGAGAGGGGACCACTGACAGTCCCGAAGAGATGATGGCATCTTACGCACTTGCGCGTGTCATAGTATCCTGTATCAAAGATCGGCAGATGATCGACCGGCTGACGCGTTATGAAGCGGAACGGGCGTACTATTATTTAAGAAATGAAGGGACGGATGAAAATTCATGGAATTTAAATTTTAACAGGACGGAATCCGGCTTTTCGCGTCTTTTTCTGTATATTGCAGAAGAACTTGGCATCTCCATACGATGCGGCTGGCTATCGCTGGTTGACTATGTTGAACTGGTATCGCCCATCCGTGAAGACAGGTTCCGGCTGGTGAACCGAATCATCGACAAAGGAAAAGTGCAGGTTCATGATGACGAAATGTATGAACTTGTACGCGAACGGCTCCGGGTTATTCTCCGCCGCGATCTTCCTCACCATGTGCCACAACCGTTCTGCGAACGGCTGGCACCCCGTCTGGCGGAGATCCAGAAGGCTTACCAGGAGCACATGCTCCAGAACTTCGGCGCAATTGAAGAGAGTGCATTTCCCCCCTGCATCCAGTCCCTGATACAGGCAATCACTTCGGGAGCCAACCTTACGCACCCCGGTCGTTTCTCCCTCACGTCGTTTCTTCATAATATCGGTATGGAAAAATCACAGATCGCCCAGTTGTTTTCCCGCGCCCCGGATTTTGATGCGGATAAAACGATGTATCAGGTCGGGCATATTACCGGTGGGGGCGGGACTGAATACACAGCCCCATCATGTGCTGCAATGCGTACTACAGGACTGTGCGTCCGCCCTGATACACTCTGTGAAAAGATCAATCATCCGCTCAGTTATTACATATCCAGGAAGAAGAGATCAAAACCAGCACTAAAAGAAAAACTGGAAGAAAAAAATAATCAGATGAAAAAAAACTAG
- a CDS encoding DNA polymerase sliding clamp has protein sequence MLKATIDADVFREAIDVISALVPECRLHTTDSGISTRAVDTANVAMISLELKKEAFDSFKASKSQIGIDISKMKNIFNMMGKGDLISLELPENAQKMQVSVHGYHYSITLLDTNTIRKDPNPPTINLPGKLTISGEDLNNAIKAAAVISDKIAIGINPKDETFYMIAEGDTDTIRREFSKDELKSLTPNEARSLFSLDYLKDMGKVMSRAPEVEIFLGLDHPVRFSFDIANGNGHVEYLLAPRIEAD, from the coding sequence ATGTTAAAAGCAACGATTGATGCAGACGTTTTCAGGGAAGCAATCGATGTGATCTCGGCTCTTGTACCTGAATGCCGGTTGCATACGACTGATAGCGGTATCTCGACAAGGGCGGTTGATACTGCGAATGTAGCGATGATCTCACTTGAGTTAAAAAAAGAGGCGTTTGACTCCTTTAAGGCAAGCAAGAGTCAGATCGGGATTGACATCTCAAAGATGAAAAATATTTTCAACATGATGGGGAAAGGGGATCTCATCAGCCTTGAGCTTCCCGAAAACGCCCAGAAAATGCAGGTGAGTGTCCACGGGTATCACTACTCCATAACGCTGCTTGATACAAACACCATCCGGAAGGATCCCAATCCCCCGACAATCAACCTTCCGGGAAAACTTACCATTTCGGGAGAAGACCTGAATAATGCGATCAAGGCAGCGGCAGTAATTTCTGATAAGATTGCAATCGGGATCAACCCCAAGGATGAGACCTTCTATATGATTGCCGAAGGGGATACTGACACTATCCGCAGGGAGTTCTCCAAGGATGAACTGAAATCGCTCACACCGAACGAAGCACGCTCACTTTTCTCGCTTGATTATTTAAAAGATATGGGAAAAGTAATGAGCAGGGCACCGGAAGTAGAGATCTTTTTAGGGCTCGATCATCCGGTTCGCTTCTCGTTTGACATCGCAAATGGGAACGGCCATGTTGAATACCTGCTTGCCCCAAGAATTGAGGCTGACTGA
- the moaA gene encoding GTP 3',8-cyclase MoaA translates to MILKDLYNRPVSNLRISLTSRCNLSCIYCHAEGERSPQQQLAAHEIAEILRVAAGFGIRSVKFTGGEPTLRPDLAEIIGSVPEGMESSMTTNGTLLADYAYDLKYAGLSRVNISLDSLDPETYKKITGTDRLSDALEGIAAAQDAGLTPVKLNMVVLKGINDHEVDDFMAYVRGNRNLILQLIELMKFNDCGNHGDMNGLEGSIAARATQILTRRMHHRKKYCLDGAEVEVVRPLHNTEFCAFCNRLRVTSDGKLKPCLLRTDNHVDIRGKKGVELEALFREAVNKREPFYR, encoded by the coding sequence TTGATATTAAAAGACCTCTACAACCGACCTGTAAGTAACCTTCGCATCAGTCTCACCTCAAGGTGCAACCTTTCCTGTATTTACTGCCATGCCGAGGGGGAAAGATCCCCACAGCAGCAACTCGCTGCACACGAAATTGCCGAAATCCTCCGTGTTGCGGCAGGATTTGGGATCCGGAGCGTAAAGTTTACCGGTGGAGAGCCAACACTCCGGCCGGATCTTGCAGAGATCATCGGTTCTGTGCCGGAAGGTATGGAGTCATCGATGACAACAAACGGGACTCTGCTTGCAGATTATGCCTATGACCTCAAATATGCAGGTCTTTCAAGAGTAAATATCAGTCTTGACAGTCTGGATCCGGAAACCTACAAAAAGATCACCGGCACCGACCGGCTCTCTGATGCCCTTGAAGGGATTGCAGCAGCACAGGATGCCGGGCTTACCCCGGTTAAACTGAATATGGTCGTACTGAAAGGGATCAATGATCATGAAGTTGATGATTTCATGGCGTATGTTCGGGGTAACCGCAACCTGATCCTCCAGTTGATCGAACTGATGAAGTTTAATGATTGCGGCAACCACGGGGATATGAACGGGCTGGAGGGGTCAATTGCGGCGCGTGCAACCCAGATACTTACCCGCAGGATGCACCACCGCAAAAAGTACTGCCTTGACGGTGCTGAGGTCGAGGTTGTCCGCCCTCTCCACAATACCGAGTTCTGCGCATTCTGCAACCGGCTCCGGGTTACCTCAGATGGCAAACTCAAGCCCTGTCTGCTGCGCACAGACAACCATGTTGATATCAGGGGGAAAAAAGGAGTGGAACTCGAAGCGCTCTTCCGTGAAGCGGTCAATAAAAGGGAGCCGTTCTACCGGTAG
- a CDS encoding MFS transporter gives MRDRIPLCFCAFAVMALSNAIVPILPSTGDGAAMQGAVYAAYFIGAFIATLPGGLIADRLGPVKLIRSGIILSALSGLLLLIATGVFFIILFRFLEGIAAGIFIASALAWINEQTDHVSMSGFFMASLNAGLICGLVVTGLLVSYFNFGKAGIAFFFCMCLIGSILVFLTRTVNLLHRDREVSPEEPSYTSILCLAMKYRWLWLSAIILTGATGVVTSLYPGFSGDTPQMTALYISVMNVGTIAAVIIASRFALPPIPTIRFGAVIMAVSVFACYFTHWGFVFVGASAGCVMIAQMAFLSGSEIRQGKIMGLYTTASYAGMSSLPFIAGFVAEKSSYFSAFVFTVFSVLFVALTIGWCRCYAGKPPIIPATGKQ, from the coding sequence ATGAGAGACCGCATCCCTCTCTGTTTTTGCGCTTTTGCTGTAATGGCACTCTCCAATGCAATCGTGCCTATCCTGCCCAGTACAGGGGATGGGGCGGCAATGCAGGGTGCGGTATATGCTGCTTACTTTATCGGGGCTTTTATCGCTACACTCCCCGGCGGTCTCATTGCAGACCGTCTGGGTCCTGTAAAACTGATCCGATCCGGAATTATACTCTCTGCATTATCCGGGCTTCTGCTTTTGATAGCGACAGGTGTATTTTTTATAATCCTTTTCAGGTTCTTAGAAGGGATCGCAGCCGGGATATTTATTGCATCAGCGCTTGCATGGATCAATGAACAGACCGATCATGTATCCATGTCCGGATTCTTTATGGCAAGCCTGAATGCCGGCCTGATTTGCGGGCTTGTCGTGACCGGATTGCTGGTGTCGTACTTTAATTTCGGGAAAGCAGGAATTGCCTTCTTCTTTTGCATGTGTCTAATTGGCAGCATTCTGGTTTTTCTAACACGGACTGTAAATCTCTTGCATCGGGATCGGGAAGTCAGTCCGGAAGAGCCGTCTTATACAAGCATTCTGTGCCTCGCCATGAAGTACCGCTGGCTCTGGTTATCTGCAATCATCCTGACGGGTGCAACCGGTGTCGTGACTTCCCTGTACCCGGGTTTTTCCGGGGACACCCCGCAGATGACTGCTTTGTATATTTCTGTCATGAATGTCGGTACAATTGCAGCAGTGATCATTGCTTCCCGGTTTGCACTCCCCCCAATCCCCACAATCAGGTTCGGTGCGGTTATCATGGCAGTATCAGTCTTCGCCTGCTATTTCACGCATTGGGGTTTTGTCTTTGTGGGTGCGTCAGCCGGTTGTGTGATGATTGCACAGATGGCATTTTTATCCGGTTCTGAGATCCGTCAGGGGAAGATCATGGGCCTATATACAACTGCAAGTTATGCCGGGATGTCATCTCTACCGTTTATTGCAGGGTTTGTGGCAGAGAAAAGTTCCTATTTTTCGGCATTTGTGTTCACTGTTTTTTCAGTACTTTTTGTTGCTCTCACGATTGGCTGGTGCAGGTGTTATGCCGGAAAGCCTCCAATTATCCCTGCGACGGGAAAGCAATAG
- a CDS encoding tetratricopeptide repeat protein — MHKQLAQKILIITIALLFLVPAVMAEDAIDWYMRGENSATIGKYEDAITYYDHAIAMDQKYASALSGKAYSLNQIGNYTGALDFSQRALAVRQDNRALNARANALFKLQRYDEAVAAYDTLFKVQTNLPEPYCNQGIAYEQINESEKAIVAFDSCARLDPSDIFPWFRKGKALLSLGKPEEALDAFNRCTQITISDAEVWNYKGVAFLQTGKYQDAVNCFKSALSIDPTYSEAKKNMDLAMNRAQVYQVSGSPLPTTKPVGVTTSVEPLPVVTGTDLEPTVPATTAITTAIPEQTDAVPQTKTTYSPLPAWVIIAGLIIAIMVLGPQKR, encoded by the coding sequence ATGCACAAGCAGCTGGCCCAAAAAATTCTAATCATCACTATTGCGTTGCTCTTCCTTGTTCCCGCAGTAATGGCGGAAGATGCTATTGACTGGTACATGCGGGGGGAAAATTCAGCAACTATCGGAAAATATGAAGATGCGATAACCTATTACGATCACGCAATTGCAATGGACCAGAAGTATGCTTCAGCATTATCAGGCAAAGCATATTCCTTAAACCAGATAGGAAATTATACGGGAGCACTCGATTTTTCACAAAGGGCTCTTGCTGTCAGGCAGGATAATCGTGCATTGAATGCAAGAGCAAACGCACTTTTCAAACTTCAGCGGTATGATGAAGCGGTGGCTGCCTATGACACATTATTTAAGGTGCAGACAAATCTCCCGGAACCCTACTGTAACCAGGGTATCGCATACGAACAGATAAATGAGTCCGAAAAGGCAATTGTTGCGTTTGATTCCTGTGCCCGGCTTGACCCTTCGGACATATTCCCCTGGTTCAGAAAAGGCAAGGCTCTTTTGTCCTTGGGAAAACCGGAGGAAGCACTTGACGCATTTAACCGTTGTACCCAGATAACGATTTCAGATGCAGAAGTCTGGAATTACAAAGGCGTTGCTTTTCTCCAGACAGGGAAATACCAGGATGCAGTGAATTGTTTCAAGAGCGCACTGAGTATCGATCCCACGTATAGTGAAGCGAAAAAGAATATGGATCTTGCAATGAACCGGGCGCAGGTATACCAGGTCAGTGGATCGCCACTGCCAACAACTAAACCTGTCGGAGTGACAACGAGTGTTGAACCTTTACCTGTTGTCACGGGGACTGATCTGGAGCCAACAGTACCTGCAACTACGGCAATAACAACAGCAATTCCTGAACAAACAGATGCAGTACCTCAAACAAAGACAACATATTCCCCGCTTCCGGCATGGGTAATAATTGCAGGCCTTATCATTGCCATCATGGTTCTTGGCCCGCAGAAACGATAA
- a CDS encoding M20/M25/M40 family metallo-hydrolase, protein MDVARICSDLVKIRSENPPGTTRDVIEYIRSLLEGWGIASEVTDQGDGRCNLVTEKTSANLLFCGHVDVVPALDEGWNIPPFSGTVIGGSVWGRGTTDMKGGCAALLAASRDFRESGCEIPAQLAFVCDEETGGGSGIRYLLAHHLIAPSDCLIAEPTPVRHPNIGQKGLVRLELRFLGTPAHGSLYPAVGISAIMEACALLDYFKILNGRHYPLTNDMQEIITRSSHVLGEEFGLDHATDVLTKLMFNPGTIKGGEKSNIVSQRCDLDIEIRVPWGCSIPGLLEDIRRHAPHGTITSEVTHEPSITPTGSRLVSVTCGAVNDIYGGGVFPIIQWAASDARHLRAAGYRVVEYGPGEMQFLHAANEHVTIDSLEKASRVYQKIMQEYASG, encoded by the coding sequence ATGGATGTTGCCCGTATTTGTTCCGATCTTGTGAAAATCCGTAGTGAAAACCCCCCGGGAACTACGCGGGACGTTATTGAATATATCCGTTCACTGCTTGAGGGTTGGGGTATTGCCTCTGAGGTTACCGATCAGGGGGATGGCAGGTGCAACCTTGTTACGGAAAAGACCTCTGCCAACCTGTTGTTCTGCGGTCATGTGGATGTGGTACCTGCACTTGATGAGGGGTGGAACATCCCTCCGTTTTCCGGCACGGTAATAGGGGGTTCGGTTTGGGGCAGGGGAACCACTGACATGAAAGGCGGGTGCGCAGCCCTTCTTGCTGCGAGCCGTGATTTCAGGGAATCGGGATGTGAAATACCAGCACAGCTTGCCTTTGTCTGCGATGAGGAGACAGGAGGCGGATCAGGAATCCGTTATCTTCTTGCACACCACCTGATTGCTCCCTCCGATTGCCTGATTGCCGAACCGACACCGGTCCGACACCCCAACATCGGCCAGAAAGGGCTCGTCCGGCTGGAATTACGTTTTTTGGGAACTCCCGCCCATGGTTCCCTTTATCCTGCGGTTGGCATCAGTGCCATCATGGAAGCATGCGCACTCCTCGATTACTTTAAAATACTCAACGGCAGGCATTACCCGCTGACCAATGATATGCAGGAAATTATCACACGTTCCTCCCATGTGCTGGGTGAAGAATTCGGGCTAGACCACGCAACTGACGTTCTGACAAAACTGATGTTTAATCCCGGCACCATAAAAGGAGGAGAAAAATCCAATATTGTGTCACAGCGCTGTGATCTTGACATTGAAATCCGGGTGCCATGGGGATGTTCAATTCCGGGCCTCCTCGAGGATATCCGGCGTCATGCCCCTCATGGGACAATAACAAGTGAGGTAACGCATGAACCATCGATTACCCCCACGGGGAGCAGGCTTGTTTCGGTCACATGTGGCGCTGTGAATGATATTTATGGTGGCGGGGTATTTCCCATCATCCAGTGGGCGGCAAGTGATGCCCGCCATTTAAGAGCCGCCGGATACCGTGTTGTCGAATATGGCCCGGGTGAGATGCAGTTCCTGCATGCAGCAAATGAACACGTCACAATCGACTCGTTGGAAAAAGCCTCAAGGGTATACCAGAAGATTATGCAGGAATATGCCTCTGGCTAA
- a CDS encoding beta-CASP ribonuclease aCPSF1, with the protein MLIEERLKELKEKINEKIPRGITISQVEFEGPELVIYTDDPKRFADEADLIKILARDLRKRIVIRPTILEDPEKAASEVRAVVPETAGITDIFFDPDTGEVLIEAEKPGVVIGKNGATLREITKHIGWTPKVVRTPPIESSTVKQIRQYLRSVNEDRKLFLRTIGRRIHRDIATKDETGKEAIKKNQWARVTMLGCCREVGRAAFLLSTPASRVLIDCGEKPDNTNGTPYLYIPEIHPLSSLDAVVLTHAHLDHCALIPLLYKYGYEGPVYSTPPTRDLSAMLQLDYLDVINKEDRKIPYSSNEVKEYIKHSITLNYGSVTDIAPDMKLTFHNAGHILGSAIAHFHVGDGMYNIAFTGDFNYSKSRLFNPAISQFPRLEALFMESTYGGSNDFQPARSDAEIKLYETINTVLSRGGKVIIPAFAVGRSQEVMLALEEGMRLEKIPKVKIYLDGMIREATAIHTTYPEYLNNDLRNQIFREGMNPFLAECFQQVDSSDLREKVMNGDPCVIISTSGMLNGGPVMEYLTNLAQDAKNALVFVGYQADGTQGRRIQKGWREVPLGRKGTITINLEVMTIDGFSGHSDRRQLMNFVGQIQPKPEKIFCIHGDENNTIDLASSIYKRYHIETHSPMNLETYRMV; encoded by the coding sequence ATGCTCATTGAAGAACGGTTAAAGGAACTCAAAGAGAAGATCAACGAGAAAATCCCCCGTGGGATTACAATTTCACAGGTGGAGTTTGAAGGGCCGGAGCTCGTCATTTACACAGATGATCCCAAACGGTTTGCTGATGAAGCAGACTTAATAAAGATCCTCGCCCGTGACCTGCGAAAACGCATCGTCATCCGCCCCACAATCCTTGAAGACCCTGAAAAGGCGGCATCCGAAGTACGGGCAGTGGTACCTGAAACTGCCGGTATCACGGATATCTTTTTTGATCCTGATACCGGAGAAGTGCTTATTGAAGCGGAAAAACCCGGCGTCGTTATCGGCAAGAACGGTGCGACATTACGTGAGATCACAAAACACATCGGGTGGACTCCCAAGGTTGTCAGGACACCTCCAATTGAGAGCTCGACGGTCAAACAGATCCGGCAATACCTCAGATCTGTCAATGAAGACCGCAAACTGTTCTTAAGAACCATTGGCCGGAGGATCCACCGGGATATTGCGACCAAGGATGAAACCGGTAAAGAAGCAATTAAGAAAAACCAGTGGGCGCGGGTCACCATGCTTGGCTGCTGCCGGGAAGTCGGAAGAGCGGCATTCCTGTTAAGTACTCCTGCAAGCCGCGTACTGATTGACTGCGGCGAGAAGCCGGACAATACAAACGGCACCCCTTACCTGTATATCCCCGAGATCCATCCGCTCTCATCGCTGGATGCCGTCGTGCTCACCCATGCGCATCTTGACCACTGCGCACTCATCCCCCTTCTATATAAATACGGGTATGAAGGGCCTGTATATTCCACTCCCCCTACACGGGATCTTTCAGCGATGCTCCAGCTCGATTATCTTGATGTCATCAACAAAGAAGACCGGAAAATCCCGTATAGTTCAAACGAAGTAAAGGAGTACATCAAACACTCCATCACGCTCAATTACGGCAGTGTCACCGATATTGCCCCGGACATGAAACTCACGTTCCATAATGCAGGGCATATCCTTGGCTCCGCTATTGCCCATTTCCATGTTGGCGACGGGATGTACAATATAGCATTTACCGGTGATTTCAACTACAGCAAGAGCCGTCTTTTCAATCCCGCCATCAGCCAGTTCCCGCGGCTTGAAGCCCTGTTCATGGAGAGCACCTACGGGGGCTCCAATGACTTCCAGCCTGCGAGGTCAGATGCGGAGATCAAACTGTACGAGACCATCAACACCGTCCTTTCACGGGGCGGGAAAGTCATCATCCCCGCGTTTGCAGTCGGGCGTTCGCAGGAAGTCATGCTCGCTCTGGAAGAAGGAATGCGCCTTGAAAAGATACCGAAAGTGAAAATCTACCTTGATGGCATGATCCGTGAAGCGACTGCTATCCACACGACATATCCTGAATATTTAAACAACGACCTGCGCAACCAGATATTCCGTGAAGGTATGAACCCGTTCCTTGCAGAATGCTTCCAGCAGGTTGACTCTTCAGATCTCCGGGAGAAAGTGATGAATGGCGACCCCTGTGTTATCATCTCCACGAGCGGGATGCTGAACGGGGGACCGGTGATGGAGTACCTGACCAACCTTGCGCAGGACGCAAAGAATGCACTTGTCTTTGTGGGTTACCAGGCAGATGGGACACAGGGGAGGCGGATCCAGAAAGGGTGGCGTGAAGTCCCGCTGGGCAGGAAGGGCACGATCACGATCAACCTTGAAGTCATGACAATTGACGGGTTCTCAGGTCATTCTGATCGCCGGCAGCTCATGAATTTTGTCGGACAGATCCAGCCCAAACCCGAAAAGATCTTCTGCATTCACGGCGATGAAAACAATACCATTGACCTTGCGAGTTCCATTTACAAGCGGTACCACATTGAGACACATTCCCCGATGAATCTCGAAACATACCGCATGGTCTGA
- a CDS encoding RlmE family RNA methyltransferase: MGSHWGHDKIYHKAKSEGYRSRAAYKLLEIQRRFDIIRRSDNIVDLGAAPGSWLQVERTLTDGRVLGIDLVPIPPLDNVETIEGDLADPAVQDQVKSLLGVVNIVVCDAAPKLSGHKSYDQARAIALGEDALHFACNTLKTGGNFVVKSFQGTDFSDLLNQIRQHFYSVKTFMTKSTRKGSTELYIVAKNFTG; this comes from the coding sequence ATGGGTTCGCACTGGGGGCACGATAAGATATACCATAAAGCAAAAAGCGAGGGATACCGGTCGCGTGCTGCATACAAACTGCTGGAGATACAACGGCGGTTCGATATTATACGGAGATCTGACAACATTGTGGATCTTGGCGCAGCTCCGGGGAGCTGGTTACAGGTAGAGCGGACGCTTACGGACGGCAGGGTGCTTGGCATTGATCTGGTACCGATCCCTCCACTCGATAATGTAGAGACAATCGAGGGGGATCTCGCGGATCCCGCAGTGCAGGATCAGGTGAAATCCCTCCTTGGTGTTGTGAATATTGTAGTCTGCGATGCTGCCCCAAAACTTTCCGGGCATAAAAGTTACGACCAGGCACGTGCGATCGCTCTTGGGGAAGACGCACTGCATTTCGCGTGCAATACATTAAAAACCGGAGGGAATTTTGTTGTGAAATCATTTCAGGGAACAGATTTTTCTGACCTCCTGAATCAGATCAGACAACATTTTTATTCCGTAAAGACCTTCATGACCAAGTCCACCCGCAAAGGGAGTACAGAACTCTATATTGTCGCAAAAAATTTCACAGGCTGA